One genomic segment of Rhizobium gallicum bv. gallicum R602sp includes these proteins:
- the phoU gene encoding phosphate signaling complex protein PhoU — protein sequence MASTHIYSAYDDDLKFLSRRISEMGGLAEQMVSDAVRALVHGDAGLAQKVISDDVIMDHAEREIGDKAVVTIARRQPMASDLREIMGSIRIAADLERVGDLGKNTAKRVIAVQSTGVPRKLARGLEHLSELALVQLKEVLDVYASRSADKAKSIRERDEEIDAMYTSLFREMLTYMMEDPRNITSCTHLLFCAKNIERIGDHATNIAETIYYMATGTQPEGERPKDDTANTVGAVTE from the coding sequence ATGGCATCGACCCATATCTATTCTGCCTACGACGACGATCTGAAGTTCTTGTCCCGCCGCATCTCGGAAATGGGCGGGCTTGCCGAGCAGATGGTGTCGGACGCCGTCCGCGCACTTGTCCACGGCGACGCGGGCTTGGCGCAGAAGGTCATCTCCGACGACGTGATCATGGATCACGCCGAACGCGAGATCGGCGACAAGGCGGTTGTCACGATCGCCCGCCGCCAGCCGATGGCCTCCGACCTTCGCGAGATCATGGGCTCGATCCGCATCGCGGCCGATCTCGAGCGCGTCGGTGATCTCGGCAAGAACACCGCCAAGCGTGTCATCGCGGTGCAGAGCACCGGCGTTCCGCGCAAGCTCGCCCGCGGTCTTGAGCATCTTTCCGAACTGGCGCTGGTCCAGCTCAAGGAAGTCCTCGACGTCTACGCCTCGAGATCCGCCGACAAGGCGAAGTCGATCCGCGAGCGCGACGAGGAAATCGACGCGATGTACACCTCGCTGTTTCGGGAGATGCTGACCTACATGATGGAAGATCCGCGCAACATCACAAGTTGCACGCATCTTCTCTTCTGCGCCAAGAACATCGAGCGCATCGGCGACCATGCCACCAACATTGCCGAAACGATCTATTACATGGCGACCGGCACTCAGCCGGAAGGCGAACGTCCGAAGGACGATACTGCCAACACCGTCGGCGCGGTCACGGAATGA
- a CDS encoding PstS family phosphate ABC transporter substrate-binding protein, protein MKKYLGSCAVAAIVLATAGVASARDQIKIVGSSTVFPYTQAVAEEFANKTGKPAPVVESTGTGGGFKAFCGGVGEDFADITGASRAIKESEVKLCAGNGVTDITEALIGYDGLSVAVSRSNTGDWNLTKAQIFQALAAQLPDGKGGLVANPNKKWSDIDKSLPDVNIVAFGPPPTSGTRDAFVELVMHPGCEKTAGMADLKKADEKKYTEACSRMRQDGPFIEAGENDNLIVQRLESDPNSVGIFGYSFLYENEDKLKDIKIEGVEASFETIKDGSYPVSRPLYIYVKNAHRDVIPGMKEFLEEYTSKSSMGEDGYLAERGLTPLDESKRGEVEKAVMEAKKIGS, encoded by the coding sequence ATGAAGAAATATCTCGGAAGCTGCGCAGTTGCCGCTATTGTGCTGGCAACCGCAGGCGTCGCATCGGCCCGCGATCAGATCAAGATCGTCGGTTCGTCCACCGTGTTCCCCTACACCCAGGCCGTAGCTGAAGAGTTCGCGAACAAGACCGGCAAGCCGGCTCCGGTTGTCGAATCGACCGGCACTGGCGGCGGCTTCAAGGCCTTCTGCGGCGGCGTCGGCGAAGATTTCGCAGACATCACCGGCGCTTCCCGCGCGATCAAGGAATCGGAAGTCAAGCTCTGCGCCGGCAACGGCGTGACCGACATCACTGAAGCCCTTATCGGCTATGACGGCCTCTCGGTCGCCGTATCTCGCTCCAACACGGGCGACTGGAACCTGACCAAGGCTCAGATCTTCCAGGCGCTCGCTGCCCAGCTTCCAGACGGCAAGGGCGGCCTTGTTGCCAATCCGAACAAGAAGTGGTCGGATATCGACAAGTCTCTTCCGGACGTCAATATCGTAGCCTTCGGCCCGCCGCCGACATCCGGCACCCGCGACGCCTTCGTAGAACTGGTCATGCATCCGGGCTGCGAGAAGACCGCAGGCATGGCTGACCTCAAGAAGGCCGACGAGAAGAAGTACACGGAAGCCTGCTCGCGCATGCGCCAGGACGGCCCGTTCATCGAAGCTGGCGAAAACGATAACCTTATCGTCCAGCGTCTTGAATCCGACCCGAACTCGGTCGGCATCTTCGGCTATTCGTTCCTTTATGAGAACGAAGACAAGCTCAAGGACATCAAGATCGAAGGAGTCGAGGCAAGCTTCGAGACCATCAAGGACGGCTCCTATCCGGTATCCCGCCCGCTCTACATCTACGTCAAGAATGCGCACCGCGACGTCATTCCTGGCATGAAGGAGTTCCTGGAAGAATACACTTCCAAGTCTTCGATGGGCGAGGACGGTTACCTTGCGGAACGTGGTCTGACGCCTCTCGACGAATCCAAGCGTGGGGAAGTCGAGAAGGCTGTCATGGAAGCCAAGAAGATCGGCTCGTAG
- the phnC gene encoding phosphonate ABC transporter ATP-binding protein has translation MLELNELTRRFGGKTAVDCVTLNAPQGQMVGIIGRSGAGKSTLLRMINRLQEPTSGSIQFSGVEVSALRGEALRNWQRDCAMIFQQFNLVPRLDVLTNVMLGRLNHRPTMLSLLNIFSRDERIHAIAALERLGIEQTALQTAGTLSGGQQQRVAIARALMQNPKMVLADEPIASLDPLNAKIVMDALRDINEREGITVITNLHTLDTARNYCERIVGMAAGRVVFDGKPSELTAAAVKEIYGTDKDGAGIDETMTSTSINMPVPATAQASVGLQPVALVGL, from the coding sequence ATGTTGGAACTGAACGAGTTGACACGTCGATTCGGTGGCAAGACAGCCGTTGATTGCGTGACATTGAACGCACCCCAAGGCCAGATGGTGGGCATCATAGGTCGCTCGGGCGCCGGAAAATCCACGCTTCTTCGCATGATCAACCGCCTGCAGGAACCGACTTCCGGCTCCATCCAATTCAGCGGCGTCGAAGTCTCTGCTCTCCGCGGCGAAGCCCTGCGCAACTGGCAGCGAGATTGCGCGATGATCTTCCAGCAGTTCAATCTCGTCCCTCGCCTCGACGTTCTGACCAACGTCATGCTCGGCCGCCTCAATCACCGCCCGACCATGCTGAGCCTCCTCAACATCTTCAGCCGCGACGAGCGCATTCATGCGATTGCGGCTCTGGAGCGCCTCGGCATCGAGCAGACGGCGCTGCAGACCGCCGGCACGCTCTCAGGCGGCCAGCAGCAGCGCGTGGCGATCGCGCGCGCCCTGATGCAGAACCCGAAGATGGTGCTCGCCGACGAGCCGATCGCCTCGCTCGACCCCCTGAACGCCAAGATCGTCATGGATGCGCTGCGCGACATCAACGAGCGCGAGGGCATCACCGTCATCACCAACCTGCATACGCTCGATACGGCGCGCAACTATTGTGAACGCATCGTCGGCATGGCCGCCGGCCGCGTCGTTTTCGACGGCAAGCCTTCGGAGCTGACAGCGGCTGCGGTCAAGGAAATTTACGGCACCGACAAGGATGGCGCCGGCATCGACGAGACCATGACGTCCACCTCGATCAACATGCCCGTGCCAGCCACCGCTCAAGCATCCGTCGGCCTGCAACCGGTTGCCCTGGTGGGCCTCTGA
- the pstC gene encoding phosphate ABC transporter permease subunit PstC — translation MSAYLFLLLIGAAVIAAYLGGSRALAVATTAETGRIKAHSRPIYHGLNAAIWTAAPAFIFLLFWLAFQSSVLNQLVVASYPGSDAMDSAAQSLLIGEIRQVAAGNLFRQPSPEVAAAADHLRSLQTYSTYLMTAISLCIVAVGAFLGMKVISPRYRARHSVETAVTVFMMFSSLMAIIITLGIVGSLVFEALHFFAKVPVTEFLFGLRWEPQIAMRADQVAGQGAFGVLPVIFGTFVISAIAMLVAVPTGILSAIYLTEYAHPRFRTVVKPLLEILAGVPTVVYGFFAVLTVAPAIRAIGAAVGIPSSPNSALATGLVMGVMIIPFISSLSDDAFAAVPRAMRDGSLALGATKGETIRKVLLPAALPGIIGGVLLALSRAVGETMIVVMAAGLIAKITLNPFDAVTTVTVQIVTLLIGDSEFDNPKTLAAFALGLVLFLITLGLNLIALRTVRKYREKY, via the coding sequence ATGTCCGCTTATCTCTTTCTCTTATTGATTGGCGCGGCCGTGATCGCGGCCTATTTGGGAGGCTCGCGCGCCCTCGCCGTAGCGACAACGGCAGAAACGGGCCGCATCAAGGCGCATTCCCGGCCGATTTACCACGGCCTCAATGCCGCGATTTGGACCGCTGCTCCCGCTTTTATCTTTCTTCTTTTCTGGCTTGCCTTCCAATCCAGCGTCCTAAACCAGCTTGTGGTCGCGTCGTATCCTGGCTCCGATGCGATGGACAGTGCCGCACAGTCGCTGCTCATTGGGGAAATCCGTCAGGTTGCCGCCGGAAACCTGTTTCGCCAGCCATCGCCTGAAGTGGCTGCGGCAGCCGACCATCTTCGGTCGCTCCAGACCTACTCCACCTATCTAATGACAGCCATCAGCCTGTGCATCGTCGCTGTCGGTGCGTTCCTTGGCATGAAGGTCATTAGTCCCCGCTACCGCGCCCGCCACAGTGTCGAAACGGCGGTGACGGTTTTCATGATGTTCTCCTCGCTCATGGCGATCATCATTACGCTCGGGATCGTCGGCTCCCTCGTCTTCGAAGCGCTCCACTTCTTCGCCAAGGTTCCAGTGACCGAATTCCTCTTCGGCCTGCGCTGGGAGCCGCAGATCGCGATGCGCGCCGACCAGGTGGCGGGGCAGGGCGCGTTTGGCGTCCTTCCAGTCATCTTTGGGACGTTCGTCATCTCGGCGATCGCCATGCTGGTCGCGGTCCCGACGGGCATCCTGTCGGCTATCTATCTGACGGAATACGCACATCCGCGCTTCCGCACGGTTGTCAAGCCGCTTCTCGAAATTCTCGCCGGCGTACCGACGGTCGTCTATGGCTTCTTCGCCGTGCTGACTGTCGCCCCTGCAATAAGGGCCATCGGCGCGGCGGTCGGCATCCCATCGTCTCCCAATAGCGCGCTTGCCACCGGCCTTGTCATGGGCGTGATGATTATCCCGTTCATCTCCTCACTTTCGGACGACGCCTTCGCCGCAGTGCCCCGCGCCATGCGTGACGGTTCGCTCGCCCTGGGAGCAACGAAGGGGGAAACAATCCGCAAGGTTCTGCTCCCGGCTGCTTTGCCCGGCATTATCGGCGGCGTACTTCTTGCGCTTAGCCGAGCGGTCGGCGAAACGATGATCGTCGTCATGGCAGCCGGCTTGATCGCCAAGATCACCCTAAACCCGTTCGACGCGGTGACGACTGTGACCGTGCAGATCGTGACACTGCTGATCGGCGACTCGGAGTTCGACAACCCCAAGACGTTGGCAGCCTTCGCCCTAGGCCTTGTTCTCTTCCTGATCACGCTCGGTCTCAACCTCATTGCGCTGCGCACCGTGCGCAAGTACCGGGAGAAATACTGA
- the phoB gene encoding phosphate regulon transcriptional regulator PhoB — protein MIPRVAVVEDEEALSVLLRYNLEAEGFEVDTILRGDEAEIRLQERTPDILILDWMLPGVSGIELCRRLRMRPETERLPIIMLTARGEESERVRGLSTGADDYVVKPFSTPELVARVKAMLRRAKPEVLSTVLKCGDIELDRETHRVHRKSREVRLGPTEFRLLEFLMSSPGRVFSRSQLLDGVWGHDIYVDERTVDVHVGRLRKALNFSNMQDVIRTVRGAGYSMEA, from the coding sequence ATGATCCCGAGAGTTGCAGTCGTAGAAGACGAAGAAGCACTGAGCGTGCTTCTTCGCTATAACCTTGAGGCCGAAGGTTTCGAGGTCGACACCATCCTGCGCGGCGACGAGGCCGAAATCAGGCTTCAGGAGCGCACACCGGATATTCTGATCCTCGATTGGATGCTGCCGGGCGTGTCAGGCATAGAGCTTTGCCGCCGCCTGCGCATGCGCCCGGAAACGGAGCGTCTGCCGATCATCATGCTAACGGCGCGCGGCGAGGAAAGCGAGCGTGTGCGCGGCCTTTCCACCGGCGCCGACGACTACGTGGTCAAGCCTTTCTCCACGCCCGAACTCGTTGCCCGCGTCAAGGCGATGCTGCGCCGCGCCAAGCCCGAGGTGCTTTCCACGGTGCTGAAATGCGGCGATATCGAACTCGACCGCGAAACGCATCGTGTTCACCGCAAGAGCCGTGAAGTCCGTCTCGGCCCGACCGAATTCCGTCTCCTTGAATTCCTGATGTCGTCGCCCGGCCGCGTCTTCTCACGTTCGCAGCTTCTGGACGGTGTCTGGGGCCACGACATTTATGTCGACGAGCGCACCGTAGACGTTCATGTCGGTCGCCTGCGCAAGGCGCTTAACTTCTCCAACATGCAGGACGTCATCCGCACCGTCCGCGGTGCAGGATATTCGATGGAAGCATAG
- the pstA gene encoding phosphate ABC transporter permease PstA: MSTTAVAGTRFNWHSDEMKARRKARYAAERRLRAYGLIAIVFALGFLAFLVGSLTFTGYKAFTQTVATVSIDLSKAELDTSDLMKADWRGAVRDTLRTQIGDLPRRQEKAYFDLFTSSAPFLVRDAVIKDPARLKGSSSFVIPLSDQADQFVKGEISRDTPESQRRISDEQIGMLDQLVSKGVISSPFNWALFLNADSRFPELAGLAGAISGSFWSLLVCFAISFPIGIAAAIYLEEFAPKNRFTDLIEININNLAAVPSVVFGLLGLAVFLNGFGLPRSSPLVGGLVLSLMTLPTLIIVTRVSLKAVPSSIREAALGVGASKHEMIFHHVLSLAMPTVMTGAIISLARALGETAPLLLIGMNAFITSPPDGIFAASTALPSQIYMWADSPERGFVSRTSAAILVLLGFLILMNAIAIFLRQRFERRW; the protein is encoded by the coding sequence ATGTCCACGACCGCAGTCGCCGGAACGCGCTTCAACTGGCATTCGGATGAAATGAAGGCGCGTCGAAAGGCCCGTTATGCAGCCGAACGTCGTCTACGGGCCTATGGGCTGATCGCGATCGTCTTCGCGCTTGGCTTCCTCGCCTTCCTCGTCGGCTCGCTGACATTCACCGGGTACAAGGCATTCACCCAGACGGTCGCCACCGTCAGCATCGACCTCAGCAAGGCGGAACTCGATACGAGCGACCTGATGAAGGCGGACTGGCGCGGCGCCGTTCGCGATACGCTGCGCACCCAGATTGGGGACCTGCCACGCAGGCAGGAGAAGGCCTACTTCGACCTGTTCACATCGTCGGCACCGTTCCTCGTCCGCGATGCAGTCATCAAGGATCCCGCACGCCTCAAGGGTTCGAGCAGCTTCGTCATTCCGCTATCTGATCAGGCCGACCAGTTCGTCAAGGGCGAGATCAGCCGGGACACGCCCGAGAGCCAGCGGCGCATCAGCGACGAGCAGATCGGCATGCTGGACCAGCTCGTATCAAAGGGTGTGATCTCCAGCCCGTTCAACTGGGCGCTCTTCCTCAACGCCGACAGCCGTTTCCCGGAACTGGCTGGCTTGGCAGGCGCGATCTCGGGGTCGTTCTGGTCGCTGCTCGTCTGCTTCGCGATCAGCTTCCCGATCGGCATCGCGGCGGCGATCTACCTGGAAGAGTTCGCTCCCAAGAACCGTTTCACAGACCTCATCGAGATCAACATCAACAACCTTGCGGCGGTCCCGTCGGTGGTCTTCGGTCTCCTCGGGCTCGCCGTGTTCCTGAACGGCTTCGGCCTGCCGCGGTCGTCTCCGCTCGTCGGCGGTCTCGTTCTCTCGTTGATGACGTTGCCGACGCTCATTATCGTCACGCGCGTGTCGCTGAAGGCGGTGCCCTCCTCGATCCGCGAGGCAGCTCTCGGGGTCGGCGCCTCCAAGCACGAGATGATCTTCCACCACGTGCTGTCGCTCGCCATGCCGACTGTCATGACCGGCGCGATCATCTCGCTCGCCCGAGCTCTTGGCGAAACGGCACCGCTGCTGCTCATCGGCATGAATGCCTTCATCACGAGCCCCCCGGACGGAATTTTCGCGGCGTCGACGGCGCTTCCCAGCCAGATCTACATGTGGGCGGACAGCCCGGAGCGCGGCTTCGTATCGCGGACCTCTGCAGCGATCCTGGTGCTTCTGGGATTCCTCATTCTGATGAACGCAATCGCCATCTTCCTCAGGCAGCGCTTTGAGCGCCGCTGGTAA
- the pstB gene encoding phosphate ABC transporter ATP-binding protein PstB has translation MNMLTETAVEKALEQKMNATAYKMVGRTVSVYYGEKRALFDVNLNVRENTVTALIGPSGCGKSTFLRCLNRMNDTIDNCRVTGEIKLDDEDIYDPDIDVVELRARVGMVFQKPNPFPKSIYENISYGPRIHGIARSKADLDQIVESSLHKAGLWNEVKDRLQESGTGLSGGQQQRLCIARAVAVSPEVILMDEPCSALDPIATAKVEELIHELRENYSIVIVTHSMQQAARVSQRTAMFHLGNLVEENDTDKMFTNPDDPRTQDYIMGRFG, from the coding sequence ATGAACATGTTGACCGAGACAGCAGTTGAGAAGGCCCTGGAGCAGAAAATGAACGCGACCGCCTACAAGATGGTCGGCAGGACAGTGTCCGTTTACTATGGTGAAAAGCGTGCGCTTTTCGACGTGAACCTGAACGTCCGCGAAAACACCGTTACCGCACTTATCGGCCCGTCGGGCTGCGGCAAGTCTACCTTCCTGCGTTGCTTGAACCGCATGAACGACACGATCGACAATTGCCGCGTCACGGGCGAAATCAAGCTGGACGACGAGGACATCTACGATCCGGACATCGATGTCGTGGAACTCCGTGCGCGCGTCGGCATGGTCTTCCAGAAGCCGAACCCGTTCCCGAAGTCGATCTACGAGAACATTTCTTACGGCCCGCGCATCCATGGCATTGCGCGGTCGAAGGCTGACCTTGATCAGATCGTCGAAAGCAGCCTCCATAAGGCCGGCCTCTGGAACGAGGTCAAGGACCGCCTGCAGGAATCCGGCACCGGTCTGTCGGGCGGCCAGCAGCAGCGCCTGTGCATCGCCCGCGCCGTCGCCGTCAGCCCGGAAGTCATCCTGATGGACGAACCCTGCTCGGCACTCGATCCGATCGCGACCGCAAAGGTCGAGGAACTGATCCACGAGCTTCGCGAGAACTACAGCATCGTCATCGTAACGCACTCGATGCAGCAGGCGGCCCGCGTTTCGCAGCGCACCGCCATGTTCCACCTCGGCAATCTCGTCGAGGAGAACGACACCGACAAGATGTTCACCAACCCGGACGACCCGCGCACCCAGGATTACATCATGGGCCGCTTCGGCTGA
- the phnD gene encoding phosphonate ABC transporter substrate-binding protein yields MLKKALFAATALLALAGAAAAEDLKEFRVGILGGENEADRLRNFQCLSEKLPAAIGVEKVSFFPAADYDGVVQGLLGGTLDYAELGASAYAKVYLANSKAVEPILTTVQTDGATGYYSVMVARKDSGLKKLEDMKGKKLGFADPDSTSGYLVPLVTLPEAIGAPVKEYFSSAGFGGGHENLVLEVVKGNFDAGTTFASGVGEFKDGYSSGNLRKMVDKGILNMDDLVELWKSPLIPNGPVVVRSSLNDDMKAKFKAFMMDLPKSDPACFSAIQGGDFKGFTEVNVDFYKPIIDVRKAAIGG; encoded by the coding sequence ATGTTGAAGAAAGCACTCTTTGCCGCCACAGCGCTTCTAGCGCTTGCCGGCGCTGCCGCAGCCGAAGACCTCAAGGAGTTCCGTGTCGGCATCCTCGGCGGCGAAAACGAGGCTGACCGCCTGCGCAATTTCCAGTGCCTGTCGGAAAAGCTTCCCGCTGCGATCGGCGTCGAGAAGGTCTCCTTCTTCCCGGCAGCCGACTATGACGGCGTCGTCCAGGGCCTGCTCGGCGGCACGCTCGACTACGCAGAACTTGGCGCCTCCGCCTATGCCAAGGTCTATCTCGCCAATTCCAAGGCCGTCGAACCGATCCTGACAACCGTGCAGACCGACGGCGCAACCGGCTACTACTCGGTCATGGTCGCCCGCAAGGACAGCGGCCTCAAGAAGCTCGAAGACATGAAGGGCAAGAAGCTCGGCTTTGCCGATCCTGACTCGACTTCCGGCTACCTCGTTCCCCTCGTCACGCTGCCTGAAGCCATTGGCGCTCCGGTCAAGGAATACTTCTCTTCCGCCGGCTTTGGCGGCGGCCACGAGAACCTCGTCTTGGAAGTCGTAAAGGGCAACTTCGACGCGGGCACCACCTTTGCGTCGGGCGTGGGTGAGTTCAAGGATGGCTACAGCTCCGGCAACCTTCGCAAGATGGTCGACAAGGGCATCCTGAACATGGACGACCTCGTCGAACTCTGGAAGTCGCCGCTCATACCGAATGGTCCGGTCGTCGTGCGTTCCTCGCTGAACGACGACATGAAGGCGAAGTTCAAGGCATTCATGATGGACCTGCCGAAGTCCGATCCGGCCTGCTTTTCGGCAATCCAGGGGGGCGACTTCAAGGGCTTTACCGAAGTCAACGTAGATTTCTACAAGCCGATCATCGACGTCCGCAAGGCAGCCATTGGCGGCTGA
- a CDS encoding winged helix-turn-helix domain-containing protein produces the protein MSVRILVVEQDEDLLATLKHALETEGYLVNCLHPHASLVELVASRLPDAVIFGAPAPGSIAISTCRQFRTTGATARLPIVVLLDSAVEQDRLAVLSAGADDCLIKAVSHLELLIRLRNLLRRLNPALLESTLKVGDLTLDKNARRVHRQKKEVKLGPTEFRLLEFLMKSPGRVHSRSELRASLWGNDASVDERAVDVHIGRLRKGISFGKADKVIRTVRGAGYALGDF, from the coding sequence ATGTCGGTGCGGATACTTGTTGTCGAGCAGGACGAAGATCTGCTCGCGACACTGAAGCATGCTCTGGAGACAGAAGGATATTTGGTGAACTGTCTTCACCCGCATGCGTCGCTGGTCGAGCTCGTGGCTTCGCGGCTGCCTGATGCGGTGATATTCGGTGCGCCGGCTCCTGGTTCGATTGCAATTTCGACATGCCGCCAGTTCCGGACGACTGGAGCGACCGCCCGCCTTCCGATCGTGGTGCTTTTGGACTCGGCCGTTGAGCAGGACAGGTTGGCTGTCCTCTCCGCCGGAGCCGACGACTGCCTCATAAAGGCAGTCTCCCACCTGGAACTCCTCATCCGCTTGCGGAACCTCCTGCGGCGGCTCAATCCAGCGCTGCTGGAGAGCACGCTGAAGGTCGGGGATCTGACGCTCGATAAAAACGCCCGCCGGGTTCACAGGCAGAAGAAGGAAGTCAAGCTCGGCCCCACCGAGTTCAGGCTGCTCGAGTTTCTGATGAAATCTCCCGGCCGCGTCCACTCCCGATCGGAATTGAGGGCATCGCTGTGGGGTAACGATGCCAGTGTCGATGAGCGCGCTGTCGACGTACACATCGGGCGTCTTCGGAAAGGCATCAGTTTCGGAAAGGCCGATAAGGTGATCCGGACGGTGCGTGGCGCCGGCTACGCGCTCGGCGACTTCTGA